The window CGTTTCTTCTTAGTTCTAAATGCACCACTCCTTATCTCTCCATTGTGCTGCCTTATTCTCCGCTTTGGGTTAACCGTGAACCTGTAATACCAAACCGTTACTTAACCAATTTCAGCAGTAAAGCAACATCTTGAAGTCTAAATTCAGATTTGACCAAGAGGGAGTAGCCAATTTGATCAGACAAGCATCAGTTCATTTCAGATCGGTAACTTCATAACAGAACATGATCCTCTGTTTCGAGGATTTGGAAAGAAGGACAGATCATAGGGAAGAGAAAGTAGAAGGAGTACCCGATATAGGTGTGACCCTTGTGACGAGGGCTAAGGGAGGTCAAGATGTAGCAGGCGAAGAACCCTTTTCCATCTTTTCCGGTGACTACACGCGACTCATCATCCTCACCGACGGGATCTAGGGTTTTCTGATTTGGATCTCTTCTTCTGCCCCTTTTCTCTCTCATCTCTCCTCTCAGCGTCAATTCGACCGTTGACGAGACGATACAGTTCTAAAATCCCGTTATCCGGAAGGACGGTAGTGGGCCTATTCAGTCAAGGTCCATTATCtcagtttattttttatcaaattttttttatcaaattttttttttttatcaaattttttttttatctcagtTTATAAAGTTATAGAATTTGTCTCTCAAATTTGGCAATTAGTGTTACAGTGTGGATTCACCAAATAGGTATCACACTGCGTGAGAATGCCTTCTAATTAATATTAGGACATAATCAAATCGTCCGCTACTAAGctactaagagcatctccaaaagaaactctataactccaaatatagagttttttgctctccaaaaaggaatttcaaaacttcaaatttgaagtttcatcttttatttgcattttggtccttacaattatacatcatatttataattcttaaatatttttttgtttatttttttaatccttaaaacttttatatctcataaatattttaaatttattttagaaatttaatttttacacatgaaattaaataaaaaaatttaaaacaagatttataatattttaaaactagaattaaacaacaagaatattacaaaaaaccataatacaaacttattaaaaagacacatgaagacataattattactcaaatttaaatattataacaacactaatagtatGCCAAATTTGCTCCGGAACctccaaaatctccaaaatattgtccaaacaaatttgTGTAACCaaagatgattgttgttgttgctcttgacgcatttttcgtatgattctttcttgttcagatcgaatgtattcacgaatattaacatcattgatagaagctaagttttttagcaatattttattttcctcttttacttctttaaaagctaacttttttgcttcattttgcaGTCGTAATTCAATCATCTCATGACCTTTTTCCCTGCTTGTTGTACTTTCgtttaaaagatcaaggattttttcgtttgatgatatcaaactatCAGCAGCCATATTATGAGGATATCCGATTTCAACAATTTTgggctcgtaatctacaaataaaaaataaagagaatcatttcttacttcgaaatgcactagttgatcatatatgagagcattatggaaataattttatggaataatgtaatatttgcttgcagtttaatatttaattatgtacttttatttataattttatattttagtgtaagatttttttagttaacatttctgtaatatttatatatatgtactagttatttatataagttttatgaatttacatcaactatgacaaatataaggaccatagtgtaaaatataaataattttgaagttaggtttgaagttttacttttggagaagaacacgttgaaacttcaaatatagagttttggaaacttcaaaatagagttcttttttggagatgctctaagagcaCCATTAACCAAGGGTACTTAGGGGTTgcttaaaattttttaaattagaaaaaaaaagaaaaaaaagaagaagaagaagaaagaggagtACTTAATTAGGCATCACAAGCACCTGTTGCTTGCACTATTCGCGGGCCCCACTGACACGTGGCGGCCCACGATtagttcgttttttttttaatcagagaaaaaattaaaataataataataataataagcatTCCAAATGGAGTGCTAGGGTTAATGGTGCTCTAAGACCATCTCTGATAGTACATAAAAAATTTCTCTATAATTcacattaaaatagaataactaTATGTGAAATACTCTAGGATATCActaaaaaagtttatgtcacaaaaatagattctaaaaatcaaaatgataaaaatattttattaaagaggtaaatatacccTTACACCActaaggttaactaatctaaatcttaggatttagagttaaggggtgaggaTTTGggattgagatttaaaattttataaaataaaaaataaatattaaaaaattgaaaataaaaataaaaattttaaaaatagctTCAAAAAGTaatttcgaattacaaaaagaaaattaaaaaaaattgaaaaaaaaatataaaaaagttagaATTTGGAAACATGTAagctaaaactataaaaaaaatattttttattttttatatatctagggtattaagatccttttacctattaaatgaaacattttggtcattttcctctttgtggtctatttttgtgatcaaaacttgaaaataatCTATCTAGGAGAATTGTCCTGACTATATTGTAGAGTGAATTTGCTCTAATAGttcactttataatagagttactctataataaaataaaatatagagtaatgttgttttttactctatatttagagtaaaGTAATGTGCTTATTATAAAGTAATGttgtttttttactccaaatatattgagtaaaaacaatatatatatatatctattttagtgtgaaatatatataatttttttgtcctATTGGAAATGTCCTAatatatcatataaacaaaTTAGACCGAAACTCAAATTCAAATTAGACAAATTAGTCTCCTAACTTATACCAACAACCTAAGTTCCCACTTTCATCCCCCTCCCCCCCCTCCTTTTGTCTGAAACCAAATGGTTGGCATGAGCTGTTGTTTGAGCTTGGGACATGATCATACggaaaatcaaataatattgTTATTTAAGAAAGAATCAAACCAAAACAATGATGAGATGAATGCATGAGAAAAGACTGGTGCTTATGATGATTTGCTTTAATAATGAAAATGATTCCTTTATCCTTCACTCTTTTtgagtttgaaacatgtaattAAGTGGACAATAATAGCTTCTTATCTCAATAGTAATAAAAAGCTGCATTGTCTTAATTTTTAAGCTTTGTAAGGAACTGTACAATAACCCTTTTATCCTTTTTCATCACTTGATGTGGAACTTCCATTCAATCATTTCATATACTACATagtagaaaatatattattgaatCAAAGAAGCCCAAAATAGGATAAACCGAATTCTAAAACCGGCAAGTGCAAAGTTGGATAAACCAATCAACCATTTTCCATATTATACAAAGagtaaaattatatacaaatgCAATTTAGTACTTAGATAGTGAGTAGtgatacatttttttattatcaaaAAAGCACAAAATAGATACCTACAATTTGGTACAGTAAATAATAGatatgtaatatgtttataatttttttttctgggtGATAATTCTAAAAATGTAGTAAACGCAAATCAATCCAGCCGATTCAACCACAGCGATTAGGCGTTTGATTTGAAGGCACATCATTTCAAATAGTTGCGATTGGCGTTTGATCGCAAACACTAGTTAGCTTAAGCCTGAGCTTGTTATTCCAAATCTCCGTATAGCAATCAGCGTCGCCACCTCTCCGCCTTGCCTCCACCACCGCGAGCAAATCGTTCAGCCGCGAAATATTTATCTCAATCATGAAGTTCCCGTTTTGCCCTTCCATGTCAAACCCATATTCTTCCTTCTTCACCTTCAGCTTCTCCTCCTTCGCGAACTCCTCCACCTCCTCCGCCAACTTCTCCGGCGACTTCTCCGACAAAAACCTCTCAGATTCGCTGCAACCGGCAAACAAACCGGAGAGATCTAATCCCGACGAGAAAGAAATGAGATCAAACGCGTTTAAACTCTTCACCCCCTCCTCcacctctcctcctcctccttctttcAGATCAATCTCATCGTGTAACCTGACCGGTTTAAAACCTCCTTTAACGAACCAAGGATCCTTCACAATCTCATCAACAGTGATCCTCGTCTCAGGATTAATATCGAGAAGACGAGAGATGAACCGTTTCAGATCTTGAGACATCCACTTAGGGCAACGATACTCTCCTTTATAAATCTTCTTGTACATGCTCATCATATTCGGATCGTTAAACGGTAAATAACCCGCGGCTAGAACGAACAAAACGACACCGCATGACCACACGTCGACCTTCGCGCCATCGTACCCCTTCTTGGAGAGAATCTCTGGCGCCACGTAAGCAGGCGTGCCGCACAAGGTGTGTAACAAACCGTCGGGTCGGATCTGATCCGTCAACGCGCTGAGACCGAAGTCGGATACCTTGAGGCTCCCGTTCTCGTCGATCAAGAGATTCTCCGGTTTGAGATCGCGGTGGTAGACTCCCCGCGCGTGGCAGTAACCGACGGCGGAGATCAGCTGCTGGAAGTAACGACGGCTGAGATCTTCGCTGAGGCGTCCGTGTTTGGAGATTCTGTTGAAGAGCTCTCCTCCTTTGACGAACTCCATCGCGAAGAAGATCTTTGTCTTCGTGGCCATGACCTCGTGGAGCCTGACGATGTTGGGGTGAGATAGACGTCGCATGATGGAGATCTCGCGTTTGATGTTGTTGGCTAGGGCTGGGTTTGTGAGTAGGAGTTTCTTCTTGTTGAGGATCTTGATGGCGACGCTTTGGCCCGTGCGGAGGTCACGTGCGTGGAAGACCTTGGCGAATGCGCCGCAGCCGAGAAGCTTCCCCAGCTCGTATTTTCCGAACAAGGCATTGGTGTTGCTGTTGTCGGAGACAATCTGGATCTCCGGCATAGGTTTAGAAGCTAGAAGTCGACTGAGAGATGATTGGTTTGAAATAAGCTTGTGAACACGTATGCGAACttgtcttttttgttttgttcttgttgttgtttgtttgcTTTGTGTGGAACTGGGAATAAGAATTTTAAAAGGGTTTGATAAGGTATTTAAGAGGAGGAAATGCATATGGTGAAGCGCGTGAATATTCGTTATTTgtcttaaaataattaattaagaaaaaaaggatAAGTTCTCAATAGAATAAAGGGTAAAAGCAGATATAGATGATGCCTAAAACAGGAGTTTAACTGAAGCTAAAATCATGTCTTCAAGACAAGTAAAATAGAAATGGTCCGATGTCTCATCCCATTCTCGTAGTCGTAGAATCTGAGACCAGATTATGGAGTATTCCATCCAGCTGCGTAATTTTTATCTCGATGtatgtatttaattatttacatcttactataaaattttaaaattggtgattttcgttctttttttttttttatcatctgatattttatcaataaatttcCATCAATTACACAAATTATTACGTGGTCTTTGTCATCACTCAATTATTATGTTGTCGATGttatctacttctttttatttgcattacGCGTGATTTTTTCACCTAACAACACCTCATAATCTCTGGAAC of the Brassica rapa cultivar Chiifu-401-42 chromosome A03, CAAS_Brap_v3.01, whole genome shotgun sequence genome contains:
- the LOC103857311 gene encoding CBL-interacting serine/threonine-protein kinase 11 — protein: MHFLLLNTLSNPFKILIPSSTQSKQTTTRTKQKRQVRIRVHKLISNQSSLSRLLASKPMPEIQIVSDNSNTNALFGKYELGKLLGCGAFAKVFHARDLRTGQSVAIKILNKKKLLLTNPALANNIKREISIMRRLSHPNIVRLHEVMATKTKIFFAMEFVKGGELFNRISKHGRLSEDLSRRYFQQLISAVGYCHARGVYHRDLKPENLLIDENGSLKVSDFGLSALTDQIRPDGLLHTLCGTPAYVAPEILSKKGYDGAKVDVWSCGVVLFVLAAGYLPFNDPNMMSMYKKIYKGEYRCPKWMSQDLKRFISRLLDINPETRITVDEIVKDPWFVKGGFKPVRLHDEIDLKEGGGGEVEEGVKSLNAFDLISFSSGLDLSGLFAGCSESERFLSEKSPEKLAEEVEEFAKEEKLKVKKEEYGFDMEGQNGNFMIEINISRLNDLLAVVEARRRGGDADCYTEIWNNKLRLKLTSVCDQTPIATI